The following coding sequences are from one Methanosarcina sp. WWM596 window:
- a CDS encoding site-2 protease family protein → MSGTSIALGIFLMYWFLISFLDRKGILEKYNISTFGPLPILMIRTTKGLKLLDILARPKRYWRVFANIGILMMFAGMAAMFLVIAISDLALYTSFLNDTVPAPGKYNAPRNILLIPGVNEFIPFTWGVIALLVTLVVHEFSHAILCRVEGIRVKSMGILLALVPIGGFAEPDDEQLFGKKEEVNKELPLTASIEEIEEWEQKEKEEKKLKEKQNRETDLPGPEETKPEPAVTATRTQRARILAAGVMANFCVAFVALLLFFGPVLGAIAPLSDAMIIGINESSPAQLAGLKEDMVITQVDNTTVTTGMDLLSYLDTVEPGDSLRIHASKDSVVSVYELKVPSSPEECFSGVPVGGIVEGSPAEAAGIKTGMIMLRINDTRMRSIASFIDVMEKTKANQTIEVEMLPSANYTGALTENGTAIFDVKLALNPSNGESGFLGVIYGNNGVLECQMLGISIWMPQAKFYLEALKQIPSLLDEPVGWIILFGLPIYGFAGEGFRGFSGTITQFYHPIGWAEPLGVGIFWIANSLLWIGWLNFYVGLFNCLPAVPLDGGHVFKDYSYSLIYRFTRNEAISERISNSIAASLSMLILFSFLFMIFGPFIGQWI, encoded by the coding sequence TTGAGTGGCACAAGCATTGCACTGGGTATTTTTTTAATGTACTGGTTCCTTATCTCCTTTCTTGATAGAAAGGGTATTCTGGAAAAGTATAACATAAGCACTTTCGGGCCTCTTCCTATCCTCATGATCAGGACAACAAAGGGTCTTAAACTACTGGACATTCTTGCCCGCCCGAAACGTTACTGGAGAGTTTTCGCAAACATTGGAATCCTGATGATGTTTGCAGGCATGGCTGCCATGTTCCTGGTCATTGCAATTTCGGACCTTGCACTCTATACATCTTTCCTGAACGACACAGTGCCAGCGCCGGGAAAGTACAATGCTCCCAGGAATATCCTCTTGATCCCCGGAGTAAACGAGTTTATTCCTTTTACCTGGGGGGTGATTGCCCTCTTAGTTACTCTTGTAGTGCACGAGTTTTCCCATGCGATTCTGTGCAGGGTTGAAGGCATCAGAGTCAAATCCATGGGAATCCTGTTAGCCCTTGTCCCGATAGGGGGCTTTGCGGAACCTGATGATGAACAGCTCTTCGGTAAAAAAGAGGAAGTAAACAAAGAGCTTCCGCTAACGGCGTCGATTGAGGAAATCGAAGAGTGGGAGCAGAAAGAAAAAGAAGAAAAAAAGCTAAAAGAGAAGCAAAACAGAGAAACGGATCTCCCCGGACCCGAAGAAACAAAGCCTGAACCAGCAGTAACTGCCACAAGAACCCAGAGAGCCCGTATCCTTGCTGCCGGGGTTATGGCTAATTTCTGCGTTGCTTTTGTTGCTTTACTGCTCTTTTTCGGGCCCGTGCTGGGGGCGATTGCCCCTCTCAGTGATGCAATGATCATAGGCATAAATGAAAGTTCTCCAGCTCAGCTTGCAGGGCTTAAGGAAGACATGGTAATCACACAGGTTGACAACACAACCGTCACCACAGGCATGGATCTTCTCTCCTATCTTGATACGGTTGAACCTGGAGACTCTTTGCGCATTCATGCCTCAAAAGACAGCGTCGTTTCAGTCTATGAATTAAAAGTTCCTTCTTCTCCAGAGGAATGTTTCAGTGGAGTGCCTGTAGGAGGGATTGTAGAAGGAAGTCCTGCAGAGGCTGCAGGAATCAAAACCGGAATGATAATGCTCCGGATTAACGACACAAGAATGCGAAGCATTGCAAGTTTCATTGATGTCATGGAAAAGACAAAAGCAAACCAGACTATAGAGGTAGAGATGCTGCCCTCTGCAAATTATACGGGTGCACTTACCGAAAACGGGACTGCTATTTTTGATGTCAAACTGGCTCTTAATCCCTCAAATGGTGAAAGTGGCTTCCTTGGAGTGATATACGGGAATAACGGAGTCCTGGAGTGCCAGATGCTCGGAATTTCCATCTGGATGCCCCAGGCAAAATTCTATCTTGAAGCGCTAAAGCAGATCCCTTCCCTGCTTGATGAACCAGTAGGCTGGATAATCCTTTTCGGGCTTCCTATATACGGATTTGCAGGTGAGGGATTCCGCGGCTTTTCAGGCACAATCACTCAGTTTTACCATCCGATTGGCTGGGCCGAGCCCCTCGGTGTCGGAATATTCTGGATTGCAAACTCCCTGCTCTGGATCGGCTGGCTGAACTTTTACGTGGGCCTTTTCAACTGCCTACCTGCAGTGCCTCTTGATGGTGGGCATGTGTTTAAGGACTACAGCTACTCGCTCATATACCGGTTTACACGAAACGAGGCAATTTCGGAAAGGATCTCAAATTCGATTGCAGCAAGTCTATCGATGTTGATCCTATTCTCATTCCTCTTCATGATCTTCGGGCCTTTCATAGGGCAGTGGATATGA
- the cutA gene encoding divalent-cation tolerance protein CutA, which translates to MLGIVYITAGDMKNASEIARELVSRRLAACVNMFPVSSIYRWNEKVEEDNEVAMFVKTDSSRLEEITKVVKLLHTYELPAIEFWGIEGEEDYLDWIRVNSSEKGA; encoded by the coding sequence ATGCTTGGGATCGTATACATTACTGCCGGAGATATGAAGAATGCGTCAGAAATCGCAAGAGAGCTGGTTTCAAGAAGGCTTGCAGCCTGCGTGAATATGTTTCCGGTTTCTTCAATCTACAGGTGGAACGAAAAGGTCGAAGAGGACAATGAAGTTGCCATGTTTGTAAAAACCGATTCTTCTCGTCTTGAGGAGATAACAAAAGTCGTGAAATTATTACACACATACGAACTGCCTGCAATAGAATTCTGGGGAATCGAAGGGGAAGAGGACTACCTTGACTGGATTCGTGTAAACAGCTCAGAAAAGGGTGCCTGA
- a CDS encoding MoxR family ATPase encodes MRELQEIQLEDSELNLKPTYEKAPKIFEIILKEIGNAIVGQKEMIRQILIAMLCEGHVLVESNPGLGKTLTISTISQIMSMKFSRIQCTPDLMPADITGTDIIEEDERGSKCFRFKQGPVFANIVLADEINRASPKTQSALLEAMQEMQVTVANTTYTLDRPFFILATQNPIEMEGTYTLPEAQLDRFLMKIRLGYPDPDEEFEIVNRYAEAFRPAVRRCMDKQTFIELQQINRRIPISNKLKKYAIDIVNQTRNMPDMIEAGASPRASIALILCAKANAFLDGRGYVDKEDIDSMALPVLRHRIILSFDAARSNITSDKIIEKILEGRKTIL; translated from the coding sequence ATGAGAGAGCTACAGGAAATCCAGCTTGAAGATTCAGAACTTAACTTAAAACCTACCTATGAAAAAGCCCCCAAAATTTTCGAAATTATCCTTAAAGAAATTGGCAATGCTATCGTCGGCCAGAAAGAAATGATCCGACAGATCCTGATAGCCATGCTGTGTGAAGGGCATGTCCTCGTTGAAAGCAATCCTGGGCTCGGCAAGACACTTACGATTTCCACTATTTCCCAGATAATGAGTATGAAGTTTAGCAGAATACAGTGTACACCTGACCTTATGCCTGCAGATATCACAGGAACTGACATTATCGAAGAAGACGAGAGAGGCTCAAAATGTTTCAGGTTCAAGCAGGGTCCTGTTTTTGCAAACATCGTTCTTGCGGATGAAATTAACCGAGCTTCCCCGAAGACCCAGTCAGCCCTGCTCGAAGCCATGCAGGAAATGCAGGTAACAGTGGCAAATACGACATATACCCTGGACAGGCCTTTCTTTATCCTTGCGACCCAGAACCCGATCGAAATGGAAGGGACCTATACTCTTCCCGAAGCTCAGCTTGACAGGTTTTTAATGAAGATTCGCCTGGGTTACCCTGACCCCGATGAAGAGTTTGAGATTGTAAACCGTTATGCAGAGGCTTTCAGACCCGCGGTACGAAGATGCATGGACAAACAGACGTTTATCGAACTGCAGCAGATAAACCGCAGAATACCTATCTCAAACAAGCTCAAAAAGTATGCAATCGATATTGTAAACCAGACCCGGAATATGCCTGATATGATAGAAGCAGGTGCATCCCCAAGGGCTTCAATTGCACTGATCCTCTGCGCAAAGGCAAACGCGTTTCTCGACGGCAGGGGGTATGTTGATAAAGAGGATATTGATTCCATGGCCCTTCCGGTGCTCCGCCACAGGATAATTCTATCTTTTGATGCTGCGAGGAGCAACATCACGAGCGATAAAATCATAGAAAAAATCCTGGAAGGAAGAAAAACAATTCTCTGA
- a CDS encoding DUF58 domain-containing protein — protein MVGAKHTIDTSFLTQLDRYAIPLSRRVTAIHTGSHQSTRTGAGLDLIDHRKYNQGDSLKKIDWNLYARTDKLYIRRFEEDKNLNMVILLDASSSMLFPESTPNKFEYASTIAAGVSYIVMKHNDVYTISTFAEDVEHTKAHKGRDDFLRTIDSLARISVRGNTKLADCADSIYPRIKTKSMVFIVSDFLDSIDSVHNAVNRLSRHELVLVHIYDETEMDLPETVDGAVKFIDSETNEEISFTVGPNFKKEYAAEYAKHMAGLEKIAYDFKIPYFRVNIKNQPFDTVLKIIGEG, from the coding sequence ATGGTTGGCGCAAAACATACAATCGATACGTCATTCCTGACTCAGCTTGACAGGTATGCAATTCCTCTCAGCAGGAGAGTTACAGCAATTCACACGGGCAGTCACCAATCAACCAGGACAGGAGCAGGGCTTGACCTTATAGACCATAGAAAGTACAATCAGGGTGATTCATTAAAAAAAATCGACTGGAATCTCTATGCCCGTACGGATAAACTCTATATCCGCAGGTTCGAAGAAGACAAAAACCTCAACATGGTCATACTGCTTGACGCCAGTAGCAGCATGCTCTTTCCTGAAAGTACTCCAAATAAGTTCGAATACGCATCAACAATAGCCGCAGGAGTTTCTTACATCGTAATGAAACATAATGATGTGTATACGATTTCAACGTTTGCAGAAGACGTGGAGCACACAAAGGCACATAAAGGAAGGGACGATTTCCTGCGGACAATAGACTCCTTGGCCCGGATTTCAGTCCGCGGAAACACAAAACTTGCAGATTGCGCCGACTCCATATACCCGAGAATAAAAACAAAATCAATGGTGTTTATAGTCTCAGACTTCCTGGACAGTATCGATTCTGTCCACAATGCCGTTAACAGGCTGTCCAGACATGAGCTTGTGCTTGTACACATTTACGATGAGACCGAAATGGACCTGCCTGAAACTGTGGATGGGGCAGTAAAATTCATTGACAGCGAGACAAACGAAGAAATTAGTTTTACGGTGGGCCCGAACTTTAAAAAAGAATATGCTGCCGAATACGCAAAGCATATGGCTGGACTGGAGAAAATCGCCTACGATTTTAAAATCCCCTACTTCCGCGTCAACATAAAAAACCAGCCTTTTGATACCGTTCTTAAAATTATAGGTGAAGGGTGA
- a CDS encoding VWA domain-containing protein — MDFEFSQGLAALAGIIPLTIIYLLKPRPKNVILPSLMFVQRISQNVLDSRRTISKKITDPLFFIQLLALILISTAIAGPLLEEAKADSEKVVIIIDSSASMNAPDRADGARAIAIDSLAEENTIITAESIPVVLAKALDADDAKGVIDNLEMRNTPGDIPKAILTVINEKENENGKIVVISDFENWAGRAPETYIRIANARNTELEFRQVGNKTANYAIVDGYLKDRNDGTYEYTCIVKNFNNRSADLDIQLVSKAESSSSTTVSSSVQLASFGAQQIQFSNIPQGTSTVEILNEDAIPCDNIAYISIPEVKPKKILALTDPEEAAGKSPLITVISLLPDIHLDVRQDLPDNVTEYDTIIVNSKHKSLPALDVLEIVAYAKSGKDLIVIGNECLYDSLQMRGFYSILPVDIISVEDEDSYTIEAVGSGKNIFKDISFSEVYLRKFLVTVPKEGASVLAEVKGTGPLVSMQNIKNGTVTYVGFSDITGKDAWNNFATTPTYPVFWVKLLRYTWGIGAISETNVNTGQYQAFDQDVLINTPTETINSNFVYYDECGLYSLNQKIVAANLYDSMESNTFTEKRLNLTGENGEIKKLELSTKSPDKLRKYLIYALLLLLIIENAIMFRRRII; from the coding sequence ATGGACTTTGAATTTTCTCAGGGCTTGGCCGCACTTGCAGGTATAATTCCCCTTACGATAATATACCTGCTTAAGCCCCGCCCAAAAAACGTTATTCTGCCTTCCCTTATGTTCGTTCAAAGAATAAGCCAGAATGTGCTTGATTCCAGGCGAACCATCAGTAAGAAAATAACAGACCCTCTTTTTTTCATACAGCTGCTGGCTCTTATCCTTATATCGACAGCAATTGCAGGCCCTCTCCTGGAAGAGGCAAAAGCAGATTCGGAAAAGGTAGTAATTATAATAGACTCGTCTGCAAGCATGAATGCCCCGGATAGGGCTGATGGAGCAAGGGCAATAGCAATAGACAGCCTAGCCGAAGAAAATACGATTATCACCGCGGAAAGTATTCCTGTGGTGCTTGCAAAAGCGCTGGACGCAGACGATGCAAAAGGAGTGATTGACAACCTGGAGATGAGAAACACTCCAGGTGATATCCCCAAAGCGATTTTGACCGTTATAAACGAGAAAGAAAATGAGAATGGAAAAATAGTAGTCATATCCGATTTTGAAAACTGGGCAGGAAGGGCACCTGAAACATACATAAGGATTGCAAACGCGAGAAATACGGAGCTTGAGTTCAGGCAGGTAGGCAATAAAACTGCTAATTATGCAATTGTGGACGGTTATTTGAAAGACAGAAACGACGGGACGTATGAATATACCTGCATCGTCAAAAACTTCAACAACAGAAGTGCAGATCTTGACATTCAACTGGTGAGTAAGGCCGAATCCTCTTCCAGCACTACGGTAAGTAGCTCGGTACAGCTTGCAAGTTTCGGTGCACAGCAGATACAATTTTCAAATATCCCTCAGGGAACATCAACTGTGGAAATTCTCAATGAAGATGCAATACCCTGCGACAATATTGCTTACATTTCAATTCCTGAAGTCAAACCCAAAAAAATTCTGGCCTTAACAGACCCGGAGGAGGCTGCTGGTAAGTCTCCCCTGATAACAGTGATCTCCCTGCTGCCCGACATTCACCTTGATGTCCGGCAGGACCTTCCTGATAATGTTACGGAATATGATACCATAATTGTAAACTCCAAACATAAATCTCTCCCGGCCCTCGATGTCCTGGAAATCGTGGCTTATGCAAAAAGTGGAAAAGACCTGATAGTCATAGGAAATGAGTGCCTGTACGATTCTTTACAGATGCGCGGGTTTTATTCTATCCTTCCGGTAGACATAATTTCAGTAGAAGACGAAGACAGCTATACCATCGAGGCCGTGGGTAGTGGAAAAAATATTTTTAAAGATATCTCGTTCAGCGAGGTATATCTGCGCAAGTTCCTGGTCACTGTCCCTAAAGAAGGAGCTTCGGTCCTTGCAGAAGTAAAGGGAACAGGGCCTTTAGTCAGCATGCAGAACATAAAAAACGGGACAGTGACCTATGTCGGGTTCAGTGACATCACTGGAAAAGATGCATGGAACAATTTTGCTACTACCCCGACATACCCTGTATTCTGGGTAAAACTGCTCAGGTACACGTGGGGGATCGGAGCCATTAGTGAAACAAACGTGAATACGGGCCAGTACCAGGCATTCGACCAAGATGTCCTGATAAATACTCCGACAGAAACCATTAACAGTAATTTTGTCTATTATGACGAATGCGGGCTGTACAGCCTGAACCAGAAGATCGTTGCTGCCAATCTGTATGATTCCATGGAATCGAATACCTTTACGGAAAAAAGATTAAATCTGACCGGCGAGAACGGAGAAATCAAGAAGCTGGAACTTAGTACAAAATCCCCTGATAAACTCCGAAAATACCTTATTTACGCCTTACTGTTACTCCTCATAATTGAAAATGCAATTATGTTCAGGAGGAGGATCATATGA
- a CDS encoding vWA domain-containing protein, whose product MTFNLPYGFDFLHSSELLLLVPLALLVILGCWKKVDQKHLFFHALVVFLLILALAAPYSAEMSAPKSSQTRITIISDESASMELLKKGVSGEISDKLGTRVPVTVTTVSGIHTSLGDSIIQQASPENYVLVVSDGQSNSGTPVEEALSYCYKNNFPVAALIPRTEKEDLSVEIEGDNEAVIDNEAFYKVNIRKATEEKISYQVRITVDHQKVMEREITQTGRIESIEFNHTFETLGPHTVKATLHPASISVKNLDYFENNNQYMKSIYVTPKPKVLLVTNEPDSPLANTMKKIYDVRVAKSFGPLNGTDAVIIDNQAASTISDAETRTLRNYVTNGGGLVVVGGDSSFDYPAEETYRKTDFEELLPVTSEPSNWRGGRNIVLMLDVSPSTLEKNGLGGRVLDDILSNAIVLLESDLLKDARVDVITFGSKGQDITDGFIDMSKESNRLWLDAEIRKITPTGDSTSLERGLMTARTILNGENKSSEAEIIIISDGGIGNEGDTDNRFERAVQCAENLHEGSDIGVHFVHIHAPKTTRQVTSKGQYYAELFMNKIGLSENYNRVEPGKRIDVSFSDNPEESEDRDDEYSSGSIVVYDPKHFITRNISDINHDILGYNEVTPKPEANRLVITRLGKPIITTWRLGLGRVAAITTDNGNGNGVPWAASLYSGNDSLIITRTLNWAVADIEMFEEIQLKVPDLKMSQPGRILITTGKEGTPELYFDKKPMEITSIGNNMYESYITADTFGLHKISETPVEANLTEGLMSEVSGTKNVSWRPAAVNHPDEYTYVGENTLFRIAILENGGKIYTAEDVYSRIIEDASTSTEKKILTKVFYTKYFLALAFLIYLLYTLHHTYNTRMK is encoded by the coding sequence ATGACCTTTAATCTCCCTTATGGTTTTGATTTTTTACACAGTAGCGAATTGTTGCTCCTGGTCCCTCTGGCACTTCTTGTGATTCTAGGGTGCTGGAAAAAGGTCGATCAAAAACATCTGTTTTTCCATGCCCTTGTGGTCTTCCTCCTTATCCTGGCTCTTGCAGCTCCCTATTCTGCAGAAATGAGCGCACCAAAAAGCAGCCAGACCAGAATAACCATAATCTCCGATGAAAGTGCCAGCATGGAACTGCTGAAGAAAGGGGTTTCCGGGGAAATTTCCGATAAACTCGGGACCAGAGTTCCTGTTACAGTCACAACAGTTTCCGGGATACACACCTCTCTTGGGGATTCTATCATTCAACAGGCTTCCCCGGAAAACTATGTGCTTGTGGTCTCGGACGGGCAGAGCAATTCAGGGACCCCGGTTGAGGAAGCACTATCTTATTGTTACAAAAATAATTTTCCTGTAGCAGCCCTTATCCCCCGGACTGAAAAAGAGGACCTCAGCGTGGAGATTGAAGGAGATAATGAGGCTGTAATTGATAACGAGGCGTTTTATAAAGTTAATATTCGAAAGGCAACTGAAGAAAAAATAAGCTACCAGGTAAGGATTACCGTCGACCATCAAAAGGTTATGGAGCGAGAAATCACCCAGACCGGGAGAATAGAAAGCATAGAGTTCAACCACACTTTTGAGACGCTTGGACCTCACACCGTAAAGGCAACCCTGCACCCGGCAAGCATCAGCGTTAAAAACCTGGATTATTTCGAGAACAATAACCAGTACATGAAAAGTATATATGTAACCCCCAAGCCTAAGGTCTTACTTGTTACAAATGAGCCTGATTCTCCTCTTGCAAACACGATGAAAAAGATCTATGATGTCAGGGTAGCCAAATCATTTGGCCCCCTTAACGGTACGGATGCCGTTATAATTGATAATCAGGCTGCATCAACGATCTCGGATGCAGAAACCAGGACCCTCAGGAATTACGTCACTAACGGAGGAGGCCTGGTAGTTGTTGGAGGAGACTCTTCTTTTGATTACCCTGCAGAAGAAACGTACCGGAAAACCGATTTTGAGGAACTCCTCCCTGTCACCTCAGAGCCTTCGAACTGGAGGGGAGGCAGAAACATTGTCCTGATGCTTGATGTTTCACCCAGTACTCTGGAGAAAAATGGGCTAGGAGGAAGGGTACTTGACGATATACTGTCAAACGCTATTGTTCTTCTCGAAAGCGACCTCCTTAAAGATGCAAGAGTCGATGTGATAACCTTCGGAAGCAAGGGACAGGACATTACAGACGGGTTTATAGATATGTCAAAAGAGTCAAACAGGCTCTGGCTCGATGCTGAAATCCGCAAAATAACACCTACGGGGGACTCGACGTCCCTCGAAAGGGGCCTCATGACCGCACGCACAATACTTAACGGGGAGAACAAAAGCTCAGAAGCTGAAATTATAATCATATCTGATGGTGGAATCGGAAACGAGGGTGATACTGATAATAGATTTGAGCGGGCAGTCCAGTGTGCGGAAAACCTTCACGAAGGCAGCGACATAGGAGTCCATTTTGTCCACATACACGCTCCAAAAACCACCCGTCAGGTCACTTCCAAAGGGCAGTACTATGCCGAACTTTTCATGAACAAAATAGGCCTGTCCGAAAACTACAACAGGGTAGAGCCCGGCAAGAGGATAGACGTAAGCTTCTCCGATAATCCTGAGGAGTCCGAAGACCGGGATGATGAATATTCGAGTGGATCAATCGTAGTTTATGACCCGAAGCATTTCATTACCCGGAACATTTCCGACATAAACCACGATATTCTGGGGTACAATGAAGTCACCCCGAAACCTGAAGCAAACCGCCTGGTTATAACAAGGCTCGGGAAACCGATAATAACGACATGGAGACTTGGGCTCGGGCGTGTTGCTGCGATTACAACCGACAATGGGAACGGAAATGGAGTTCCCTGGGCGGCGTCCCTGTACTCGGGAAATGACAGTTTGATAATTACAAGAACCCTGAACTGGGCAGTTGCAGATATTGAAATGTTCGAAGAGATCCAGCTAAAGGTACCTGACCTAAAAATGAGCCAGCCTGGCAGAATCCTGATCACGACCGGAAAAGAAGGTACACCTGAACTCTATTTCGACAAAAAACCAATGGAAATCACATCTATCGGAAATAACATGTACGAATCATACATTACGGCCGACACCTTCGGGCTCCACAAAATCTCCGAAACCCCTGTTGAAGCAAACCTGACCGAGGGGTTAATGTCTGAAGTTTCGGGGACTAAGAACGTATCCTGGAGACCTGCTGCCGTAAACCACCCGGATGAATATACATACGTCGGCGAAAATACTCTTTTCAGGATAGCTATACTTGAAAATGGAGGAAAAATCTACACTGCAGAAGATGTCTACTCAAGGATAATAGAGGACGCTTCAACCAGCACAGAGAAGAAAATCCTGACAAAAGTATTCTATACGAAATATTTCCTTGCTCTCGCTTTTCTGATATATCTGCTGTATACCCTGCACCACACGTATAATACACGCATGAAATGA
- a CDS encoding CxxC-x17-CxxC domain-containing protein — protein sequence MAFNDRNFRGNSGGFRGNSGPREMHKAICSDCGVETEVPFKPDPERPVYCRDCLPNHRTPRENRY from the coding sequence ATGGCTTTTAATGACAGAAATTTCAGAGGGAATTCCGGAGGTTTCCGCGGTAACAGCGGCCCCAGGGAAATGCACAAAGCAATCTGTTCTGATTGCGGTGTTGAAACTGAAGTGCCTTTCAAACCTGACCCAGAAAGACCGGTCTACTGCAGGGACTGCCTTCCTAACCACAGGACTCCCAGAGAAAACCGCTATTAA
- a CDS encoding AI-2E family transporter, giving the protein MKTYDPVKATYAVIITLVSLYALYITSAFFYVLVLSALFAYVIHPVYLFCLRFVKLKHACALIPLGAIFLLILSSGVMVVKALMNEISKILEIPNTLNGFANMDLRQIVGLFEPFIQTHPGKLTESIGAYFNSLVTDYVPEIQNNIFQISTGLSILIVELIIIVVLTYYLLVESETIAAELPNLFPDRKVGLAFLVELNYIYQSLFIVYFLTCLITGIIGGVLYWVLGVPYPLIWGIITFIMALLPVVGAGTVYGLLALYYVLIQDFFTAGALFFLGIIFLSLVPDFVIRPRLARNRASIHPAITLITFAAPVFVLGPIGIIIGPLTYGFLLAAFRTKKILGTSSVQTGSLGSGSIEDSVEKMVNKSVELPVEKSVERPVEASNDHVFSPEINPWHDRKKAV; this is encoded by the coding sequence ATGAAAACTTATGATCCTGTTAAGGCTACCTATGCAGTTATAATCACACTGGTTTCTTTATATGCCTTATATATAACATCAGCTTTTTTTTATGTTCTTGTTCTCAGTGCTCTTTTTGCTTACGTTATTCATCCTGTGTACTTATTTTGCCTCCGATTCGTAAAGCTCAAGCATGCTTGCGCCCTGATCCCGCTTGGTGCAATCTTTCTTCTCATATTATCCTCCGGTGTTATGGTAGTGAAGGCTTTAATGAATGAAATTTCTAAAATTTTAGAAATTCCCAATACCCTTAACGGGTTTGCAAACATGGATCTCAGACAGATAGTCGGGCTTTTTGAGCCTTTTATCCAGACCCACCCCGGGAAACTTACTGAAAGTATTGGTGCATACTTTAATTCCCTGGTAACGGATTATGTTCCCGAAATCCAGAATAATATATTCCAGATCTCAACTGGCCTCTCGATCCTGATTGTAGAGCTGATCATAATTGTTGTCCTGACATATTATCTTCTTGTAGAAAGCGAAACTATCGCAGCCGAACTCCCTAATCTCTTTCCGGACAGGAAAGTAGGGCTTGCATTTCTCGTGGAACTCAATTACATTTACCAGAGCCTCTTCATAGTCTACTTCCTGACCTGTCTCATAACCGGTATAATCGGGGGGGTCCTTTACTGGGTCCTTGGGGTACCATATCCTCTGATCTGGGGAATTATAACCTTCATAATGGCTCTCCTGCCGGTTGTCGGAGCAGGCACGGTCTACGGCCTCCTTGCCCTTTATTATGTCCTCATACAGGACTTTTTTACCGCAGGAGCCCTGTTTTTCCTGGGAATCATATTTCTGAGCCTTGTCCCTGACTTCGTCATAAGGCCACGGCTTGCCAGAAACCGGGCTTCAATCCACCCTGCAATTACTCTTATAACCTTTGCAGCCCCGGTCTTCGTTCTCGGGCCGATAGGGATCATTATAGGCCCTCTTACATACGGATTTTTGCTTGCAGCTTTCAGGACAAAGAAAATACTGGGGACTTCTTCTGTCCAGACCGGGAGTTTAGGTTCAGGCTCAATTGAAGATTCGGTCGAAAAAATGGTCAATAAATCAGTTGAGTTACCGGTTGAAAAATCAGTTGAAAGGCCAGTTGAGGCTTCAAATGATCATGTTTTCAGCCCGGAAATCAACCCATGGCATGATAGGAAAAAAGCGGTATAA